One Temnothorax longispinosus isolate EJ_2023e chromosome 8, Tlon_JGU_v1, whole genome shotgun sequence genomic region harbors:
- the LOC139818387 gene encoding alpha-tocopherol transfer protein-like: MKFGHTIDDSRKEYPEITDELLEDLQKWAKERGLPRIPDEQLALFAHSCYFDVEATKRCMNVYYRMRATVPEFFSDRDPSLDYLQRSLKALEFVMLPKPDKNGNRIIFHRLADSRPSKYVFNDGIKLLMMSVDASLYRNGCSAGYIFLFDMAGMRLGHLTRLSINSIRKFFEYLQEGMPVRLKAMHVLNAVWFMDKVLALIRPFMKQELYEMLHLYTGDVSDVYPHVPPECLPKDFGGELDCVANLHKAHCMKLDQLQKYFREEEALFRNYSPDNMTSPKIMSDTIEDLKDCHNGDDG, encoded by the exons ATGAAGTTTGGCCACACGATCGATGATTCGCGGAAGGAATACCCGGAAATCACGGACGAGCTTTTGGAGGATCTGCAAAAATGGGCGAAAGAACGAGGCCTCCCCAGAATTCCCGATGAGCAATTGGCATTATTTGCGCATAGTTGTTACTTTGATGTGGAGGCCACAAAACGATGCATGAACGTTTATTATAGGATGCGAGCCACGGTTCCGGAATTTTTTAGCGACAGGGATCCCAGTCTGGACTATCTACAACGTTCTTTGAAAGCCTT GGAGTTTGTGATGCTTCCCAAGCCTGATAAAAATGGTAACcggataatttttcatcgcCTGGCGGATTCGCGGCCGTCCAAGTACGTATTCAACGACGGCATCAAGCTGCTGATGATGTCCGTCGACGCGAGCCTCTACAGGAACGGTTGTTCGGCGggatacatatttcttttcgaCATGGCCGGCATGCGACTTGGTCACCTGACCAGACTGTCGATAAACAGCATCCGCAAGTTCTTCGAATACCTTCAAGAAGGCATGCCGGTGAGGCTCAAAGCCATGCACGTGCTGAACGCGGTCTGGTTCATGGACAAGGTGCTTGCGCTCATCAGGCCGTTCATGAAGCAAGAGCTTTACGAAATG CTTCATCTTTACACGGGTGACGTCTCCGACGTGTATCCACATGTACCGCCCGAGTGTCTGCCGAAGGACTTTGGTGGGGAATTGGACTGTGTTGCAAATCTTCATA AAGCGCACTGCATGAAGTTGGatcaattgcagaaatatttccgGGAGGAGGAAGCGCTGTTTCGTAATTATTCGCCTGACAATATGACGAGTCCCAAAATTATGTCGGACACTATCGAGGATCTAAAAGATTGTCACAACGGCGATGACGGCTGA